From Salvia splendens isolate huo1 chromosome 16, SspV2, whole genome shotgun sequence, a single genomic window includes:
- the LOC121772325 gene encoding phosphoglycerate mutase-like protein AT74 isoform X1, translated as MAGRVPCNTCAIICSHEKAKPPRPRRIILVRHGQSQGNVDECVYTRVADPKVMLTEQGIAEAEECGREIRKMIERDGAHDWKAYFYVSPYKRSLETLRNLAKAFERSRIAGVREEPRLREQDFGNFQDQEQMKIEKAARKQYGRFFYRFPNGESAADVYDRITGFRETLKSDIDVGRFQPPGEQSPDMNIVIVSHGLTLRVFLMRWYKWTVEQFQGLHNFGNGKFLVMERGYGGRYSLLMHHSREELQKFGLTQEMLIDQEWQSHAKPGELNYDCTMTGPSYFTHLDDRQESPG; from the exons ATGGCTGGTCGAGTCCCCTGCAACACTTGTGCCATAATATGCAGCCATGAGAAGGCGAAGCCTCCGCGGCCACGCAGGATAATCCTGGTCCGGCACGGGCAGAGCCAAGGCAACGTGGATGAGTGCGTGTACACACGAGTGGCTGACCCGAAGGTGATGCTGACGGAGCAAGGGATAGCCGAGGCAGAGGAGTGTGGTAGAGAGATTAGAAAGATGATAGAGAGAGATGGAGCTCATGACTGGAAAGCCTACTTCTACGTCTCTCCTTATAAAAGGTCTCTCGAGACCCTTCGGAATTTGGCTAAGGCTTTTGAAAGATCAAGAATTGCTGGTGTTAGAGAAGAGCCAAGATTGAGAGAGCAGGATTTTG GGAATTTCCAAGATCAAGAGCAGATGAAGATTGAAAAGGCTGCTAGGAAACAGTATGGGAGATTCTTCTACAGGTTTCCAAATGGTGAATCAGCTGCAGATGTTTATGACAGAATCACAG GGTTCAGGGAAACGCTGAAAAGCGATATTGACGTGGGGAGGTTTCAGCCACCGGGGGAGCAGAGCCCGGATATGAACATAGTGATAGTGTCACATGGACTGACGTTGCGCGTTTTCTTGATGAGATGGTACAAGTGGACGGTCGAGCAGTTCCAGGGGCTGCATAATTTTGGCAATGGCAAGTTTCTTGTGATGGAAAGAGGTTATGGAGGGAGGTACTCCTTGTTAATGCACCATTCTAGAGAGGAGCTGCAAAAGTTTGGACTAACACAAGAAATGCTGATTGACCAAGAATG GCAGAGTCATGCCAAGCCTGGTGAGCTAAACTATGACTGCACCATGACTGGGCCTAGCTACTTCACTCACTTGGACGACCGTCAAGAAAGCCCTGGTTGA
- the LOC121772325 gene encoding phosphoglycerate mutase-like protein AT74 isoform X2: MAGRVPCNTCAIICSHEKAKPPRPRRIILVRHGQSQGNVDECVYTRVADPKVMLTEQGIAEAEECGREIRKMIERDGAHDWKAYFYVSPYKRSLETLRNLAKAFERSRIAGVREEPRLREQDFGNFQDQEQMKIEKAARKQYGRFFYRFPNGESAADVYDRITGFRETLKSDIDVGRFQPPGEQSPDMNIVIVSHGLTLRVFLMRWYKWTVEQFQGLHNFGNGKFLVMERGYGGRYSLLMHHSREELQKFGLTQEMLIDQE, from the exons ATGGCTGGTCGAGTCCCCTGCAACACTTGTGCCATAATATGCAGCCATGAGAAGGCGAAGCCTCCGCGGCCACGCAGGATAATCCTGGTCCGGCACGGGCAGAGCCAAGGCAACGTGGATGAGTGCGTGTACACACGAGTGGCTGACCCGAAGGTGATGCTGACGGAGCAAGGGATAGCCGAGGCAGAGGAGTGTGGTAGAGAGATTAGAAAGATGATAGAGAGAGATGGAGCTCATGACTGGAAAGCCTACTTCTACGTCTCTCCTTATAAAAGGTCTCTCGAGACCCTTCGGAATTTGGCTAAGGCTTTTGAAAGATCAAGAATTGCTGGTGTTAGAGAAGAGCCAAGATTGAGAGAGCAGGATTTTG GGAATTTCCAAGATCAAGAGCAGATGAAGATTGAAAAGGCTGCTAGGAAACAGTATGGGAGATTCTTCTACAGGTTTCCAAATGGTGAATCAGCTGCAGATGTTTATGACAGAATCACAG GGTTCAGGGAAACGCTGAAAAGCGATATTGACGTGGGGAGGTTTCAGCCACCGGGGGAGCAGAGCCCGGATATGAACATAGTGATAGTGTCACATGGACTGACGTTGCGCGTTTTCTTGATGAGATGGTACAAGTGGACGGTCGAGCAGTTCCAGGGGCTGCATAATTTTGGCAATGGCAAGTTTCTTGTGATGGAAAGAGGTTATGGAGGGAGGTACTCCTTGTTAATGCACCATTCTAGAGAGGAGCTGCAAAAGTTTGGACTAACACAAGAAATGCTGATTGACCAAGAATG A
- the LOC121772324 gene encoding BTB/POZ domain-containing protein At1g63850-like — translation MAATTTHLNSHSQILKFKRRRCRCRETTTDPHIATSPDPNPPQIRPAMGPYGAGDGFPSSLSKFNSALTAGLLNPMSPPPPPPPQDKTRSSPTLFEMMANEPDSLPRAPPTAFENGAAAVKNQQGARLVANVDKQALMQQRLLDLLASRSPGNQFNDAASSDVMLTLSSKDGVSVSIRVHRQILVVHSRFFALKLNESWVKQQGSWVPYNVEIADCDDIEVYIETLRLMYSKDLRRKLMKEDVQRVLGILRVSVAIGFDAGVLSCLEYLEAAPWAEDEEEKVASLLSELRLEGVGAGEVLKRVSLDAAAGLDDGKNSEEVLLKLLQVVLEGKDEKARREMKDLVTKLLRENSSQKDLRKESMYFAFDECLKLLSRHFLQAAHGDMQDIGQIARQADNLHWLLDIMIDRQITENFLITWASQSELSEAHPKVPPIHRYEVSRVTARLFVGIGKRELLASKESRCMLLKTWLVPFYEDFRWMGRASRGLDRHSIEDGLSNTISTLPMALQQEIFVSWFNRFLNGADDCPNIQRGFEVWWRRAFVRRKGEDERPHQMRIISDTMENS, via the exons ATGGCAGCCACCACCACTCACCTCAACTCCCACTCCCAAATCCTCAAGTTCAaacgccgccgctgccgctgccgcgAGACCACCACCGACCCTCACATTGCCACCTCCCCCGACCCCAATCCGCCTCAGATCCGCCCCGCGATGGGACCCTACGGCGCCGGCGACGGCTTCCCCTCATCCCTCAGCAAATTCAACTCCGCGCTCACCGCCGGCCTCCTCAACCCAATgtctccgcctccgcctccgccgccgcaggATAAAACCCGTTCGAGTCCGACGCTTTTCGAGATGATGGCGAATGAGCCGGACAGCCTGCCTAGGGCGCCGCCTACCGCCTTCGAGAACGGCGCCGCTGCGGTTAAAAATCAGCAGGGCGCGAGGCTCGTTGCGAATGTGGATAAGCAGGCGCTGATGCAGCAGCGGCTGCTGGATCTACTGGCGTCGAGGAGCCCTGGGAATCAGTTCAATGACGCGGCCTCGAGCGATGTGATGCTCACTTTGAGCTCCAAGGACGGTGTGAGTGTCTCGATTAGGGTTCACAGGCAGATCCTTGTGGTTCACAGTCGTTTTTTCGCGTTAAAGTTGAATGAGAGCTGGGTTAAGCAGCAGGGGAGCTGGGTTCCGTACAATGTGGAGATTGCCGATTGTGATGATATTGAGGTTTACATTGAGACTCTGAGGCTTATGTATTCTAAAGACTTGAGGAGGAAGTTGATGAAGGAGGATGTGCAGCGGGTGCTCGGTATACTTAGG GTGTCAGTGGCAATTGGGTTTGATGCTGGTGTACTATCATGCTTGGAATACTTAGAAGCTGCTCCATGGGCTGAAGACGAAGAGGAGAAGGTGGCCTCCCTGTTATCAGAGCTTCGACTTGAAGGGGTTGGAGCTGGGGAAGTTTTGAAAAGAGTTTCTTTAGATGCTGCAGCAGGGCTCGACGACGGAAAGAATAGCGAAGAAGTGCTTCTCAAACTGTTGCAGGTAGTTCTCGAAGGGAAAGATGAGAAAGCTAGGAGAGAGATGAAAGATTTGGTGACCAAATTGCTGCGCGAAAATTCATCACAGAAAGATTTGAGGAAGGAGTCTATGTACTTTGCTTTTGACGAGTGCTTGAAATTACTTTCTCGTCACTTCTTACAGGCAGCACATGGGGACATGCAAGATATAGGTCAGATAGCGAGGCAGGCGGATAATTTGCATTGGCTGCTCGACATTATGATTGATAGACAGATTACTGAAAACTTCCTTATAACATGGGCCTCACAGTCTGAATTATCCGAGGCACATCCCAAAGTGCCTCCGATACACAGATATGAAGTCAGCAGAGTTACGGCCAGGCTGTTTGTGGGAATCGGAAAGAGAGAGCTGTTGGCCAGCAAAGAGTCCAGGTGCATGCTTTTAAAGACTTGGTTGGTACCCTTTTATGAGGATTTTAGATGGATGGGGAGGGCATCTAGGGGTCTTGATCGGCATTCAATTGAGGATGGTCTTAGCAACACCATATCAACCTTGCCAATGGCCTTACAGCAGGAAATTTTTGTTTCGTGGTTCAACAGATTTCTGAATGGAGCTGATGATTGTCCAAATATCCAGAGGGGATTCGAAGTTTGGTGGAGGAGGGCGTTTGTGAGACGAAAGGGCGAGGATGAGAGACCTCACCAAATGCGAATTATATCCGACACAATGGAGAACTCGTGA